A genomic region of SAR324 cluster bacterium contains the following coding sequences:
- a CDS encoding ABC transporter permease has protein sequence MASSLLSNPINQRRLRAFRANRRGYWSLWFFLFLFFFSLLAELVSNDKPLLIRFDGEFYTPFLVEYSETQFGGEFATEAEYTDPFVKDLIKEKGWILWPMIRYSYDTINYNLSVPAPAPPSAENWLGTDDQGRDVMARLIYGFRISVLFGLCLTVFSSIIGVAFGSLQGYYGGWVDLGGQRFIEVWSGLPVLFLLIILSSFVEPNFWWLLGIMLLFSWMGLVGVVRAEFLRGRNLEYVRAAQALGLSNTTIMCRHILPNAMVATLTFLPFLLNSSITTLTSLDFLGFGLPVGSPSLGELLAQGKANIHAPWLGLSGFFVLALMLSLLVFIGEAVRDAFDPRHRG, from the coding sequence ATGGCTTCTTCTCTTCTCTCCAATCCAATCAATCAACGACGCCTGAGGGCTTTCCGTGCCAACCGACGAGGCTATTGGTCCCTCTGGTTCTTCCTCTTTCTCTTTTTCTTCAGCCTACTGGCGGAACTTGTCTCCAACGACAAGCCTCTGTTGATTCGCTTTGACGGAGAGTTTTACACCCCTTTTTTGGTAGAGTACTCTGAGACTCAATTTGGTGGAGAGTTTGCGACCGAAGCGGAATATACTGATCCTTTTGTCAAGGACCTGATCAAAGAAAAAGGTTGGATCCTCTGGCCAATGATTCGCTACAGCTATGACACGATCAACTACAACCTGAGTGTCCCGGCACCAGCCCCTCCTTCTGCAGAAAACTGGCTGGGAACTGACGACCAGGGACGCGACGTGATGGCGCGCTTGATCTATGGCTTTCGCATCTCGGTTTTGTTTGGACTCTGCCTGACGGTCTTCAGTTCGATCATTGGCGTGGCTTTTGGGTCCCTGCAAGGCTACTACGGAGGCTGGGTTGATCTGGGGGGGCAGCGCTTCATTGAAGTCTGGTCTGGATTACCAGTGCTGTTCTTGTTGATCATCCTCTCCAGCTTTGTGGAACCCAATTTCTGGTGGCTGCTCGGCATCATGCTCTTGTTCAGTTGGATGGGGCTTGTTGGGGTCGTCCGGGCTGAATTTCTTAGAGGTCGGAATCTCGAATACGTCCGGGCTGCCCAAGCCCTTGGATTGAGCAACACCACAATCATGTGTCGTCACATCCTGCCTAACGCAATGGTCGCCACCCTGACCTTTCTACCCTTTCTGCTGAACAGCTCGATCACCACGTTGACTTCCCTCGACTTCCTTGGCTTCGGACTGCCAGTTGGTTCGCCTTCGCTGGGTGAACTTCTAGCTCAAGGGAAGGCTAACATCCACGCTCCCTGGCTTGGCCTCTCAGGTTTCTTCGTGCTGGCTCTGATGCTCAGTTTGCTCGTATTCATTGGTGAAGCCGTCCGTGATGCCTTTGATCCTCGGCATCGAGGATAA
- a CDS encoding PD-(D/E)XK nuclease-like domain-containing protein: MMEEANFQTGIFEEMPFEQYQQAQGLNQSTLKQIFRPGNYYNPHGVLIGNAGHCLLLEPERFEQDYQRLAPGISLRKLKKLEAEEQPSSEESRPTMLPTNIWDALMNAQNAVNTHPQASWMLENSLKEVSLFWQAPENSLRCKGRLDLFCPEKAFIADLKFSYRTITEANTQWHYAFQAAWYRQGIYQLTGEWLPFYLIFVERNTPYRVVVAELEKETLDVGDRLLQESLVEYEAYAAPPEFDDPA; the protein is encoded by the coding sequence ATGATGGAGGAAGCCAACTTTCAAACCGGTATTTTTGAGGAGATGCCTTTTGAGCAATATCAACAAGCTCAAGGATTGAATCAGTCGACCCTTAAGCAGATTTTTCGACCTGGAAATTACTACAACCCGCATGGAGTCCTGATCGGCAATGCGGGCCACTGCCTCCTGCTTGAACCTGAAAGATTTGAACAGGATTATCAGCGACTTGCTCCGGGGATTTCACTCAGAAAGTTAAAAAAACTGGAAGCAGAGGAACAACCATCCAGCGAAGAATCTCGTCCAACCATGCTTCCCACCAACATCTGGGATGCATTAATGAATGCGCAGAATGCAGTCAACACGCACCCACAGGCAAGCTGGATGCTGGAAAATAGCCTCAAGGAGGTCTCGCTTTTCTGGCAAGCCCCTGAGAACAGCTTGCGCTGCAAAGGCCGGTTGGATCTGTTCTGTCCGGAGAAAGCCTTTATTGCCGATCTCAAATTTTCCTATCGGACCATCACCGAGGCCAACACGCAATGGCACTATGCCTTTCAAGCCGCCTGGTATCGTCAGGGAATTTACCAACTCACTGGCGAATGGCTTCCCTTCTATCTGATCTTTGTGGAGCGCAACACTCCTTACCGAGTAGTGGTTGCTGAATTGGAAAAGGAAACCCTAGACGTCGGTGATCGATTGTTGCAGGAATCTTTGGTCGAGTACGAAGCCTATGCGGCTCCTCCAGAATTTGACGATCCTGCTTGA
- the gcvP gene encoding aminomethyl-transferring glycine dehydrogenase, whose amino-acid sequence MPTQSSLLKELNQLHPSADFVHRHIGPNQAQQQAMLQFLELQSLEDLLEKTVPYDILQPQSKLDLKPASEEQALNELKSMMEANQLWQSFLGQGYYGTHLPNVIRRNLLENPGWYTAYTPYQAEIAQGRLEALLNFQQMVLDLTGMEVANASLLDEATAAAEAMTLCQRHSKKKSNQFFVDHNVHRQTLDLLQTRAEPMNIHLVVGEPAEIPSGDYFGALLQYPNTFGVINNWSEWIEAMHQQGVLVAVATDLLSLTLLKPPGEMGADIVFGSAQRFGVPMGYGGPHAAFLATRDTLKRSLPGRLIGVSQDRQGQLALRMALQTREQHIRREKATSNICTAQVLLAVIASFYAVYHGPDGLKKIARRTHTLTALLRQGLDQGGFASNDQFFDTLCIDAITQQPEILQRAQEAKINLRVIDSTHLGVSLDETTTPEDVSKLLKVFGVEADLDALLSQANSSDAGIPESLQRESNFLSHSVFHRYHSETELMRYLRNLEEKDLALNRAMIPLGSCTMKLNASAEMIPVTWESVGSLHPFVPVEQAQGMQKMIQQLEDWLMQLTGFDAISMQPNSGAQGEYAGLLTIRNYHISRGEAHRHICLIPSSAHGTNPASAQMAGMKVVVVNCDSQGNVDVNDLRQKAEAHASGLAALMVTYPSTHGVFEEEIRSICEIIQGFGGQVYMDGANLNALVGIAQPGQFGPDVMHFNLHKTFCIPHGGGGPGMGPIGVRSHLAPYLPNHSIIKVAENRTGGAVSAAPWGSPSILPISWMYIRMMGGPNLRIASQVAILNANYMAERLSGAYPILYRGRNGRLAHECILDIRPLKNISGISEEDIAKRLMDYGFHAPTMSWPVAGTLMIEPTESESREELDRFCEAMLKIREEVRKVEEGTWPLQDNPLVNAPHTQLDLTAEVWNHLYSREIAAYPLPGMQTQKFWPTVNRIDNAYGDRNLVCSCPTVESYR is encoded by the coding sequence ATGCCTACACAATCAAGCTTGCTCAAAGAACTTAATCAACTTCATCCTTCGGCAGATTTTGTCCACCGTCACATTGGGCCAAACCAGGCTCAACAACAAGCAATGTTGCAGTTCCTAGAGCTGCAATCTCTAGAGGATTTGCTCGAAAAAACGGTGCCCTATGACATTCTGCAGCCACAAAGCAAGCTGGACCTGAAACCAGCAAGTGAAGAGCAGGCGCTGAATGAGTTGAAATCAATGATGGAGGCTAACCAGCTTTGGCAGAGCTTTCTGGGTCAGGGTTACTATGGAACACACCTGCCTAATGTGATTCGCCGAAACCTCCTGGAGAATCCAGGCTGGTACACCGCTTATACTCCCTACCAGGCGGAGATTGCCCAGGGAAGATTGGAAGCGCTTCTCAATTTCCAGCAAATGGTCTTAGATCTCACAGGAATGGAGGTTGCCAACGCTTCGCTGTTGGACGAGGCCACTGCAGCTGCAGAAGCGATGACACTCTGTCAACGTCACTCGAAGAAAAAAAGCAATCAGTTCTTTGTTGATCACAATGTGCACCGGCAGACCCTCGATCTTCTGCAGACCCGAGCGGAGCCGATGAACATTCATTTGGTGGTTGGTGAGCCAGCAGAAATACCAAGCGGGGACTATTTCGGAGCATTATTGCAGTATCCCAATACATTTGGGGTGATCAATAATTGGTCAGAATGGATCGAAGCCATGCACCAGCAAGGGGTCTTGGTAGCTGTGGCCACGGACTTACTCAGCCTAACGCTCCTCAAACCACCCGGAGAGATGGGGGCTGATATCGTCTTTGGCAGTGCCCAACGTTTTGGAGTACCCATGGGTTATGGTGGACCGCATGCTGCCTTTCTGGCAACGCGTGACACCTTGAAAAGATCTCTGCCAGGAAGATTAATCGGTGTCTCTCAAGATCGACAGGGACAGCTTGCCCTTCGCATGGCTTTGCAGACTCGTGAGCAACATATCCGCCGTGAGAAGGCCACCAGCAATATCTGCACAGCTCAGGTTCTGCTTGCTGTCATCGCAAGTTTTTATGCAGTTTATCATGGTCCTGATGGTCTCAAAAAAATCGCTAGAAGGACTCATACCCTGACGGCACTACTTCGACAAGGTCTGGATCAGGGTGGGTTTGCCTCGAATGATCAGTTTTTTGATACCCTTTGCATCGACGCCATAACGCAACAGCCAGAAATTCTGCAGCGTGCACAAGAAGCTAAGATCAATCTTCGAGTGATAGACTCAACTCATCTCGGAGTTAGTCTTGACGAAACTACGACTCCAGAAGATGTCAGCAAGCTTCTCAAAGTTTTTGGAGTAGAAGCAGATTTAGATGCCTTGCTCAGTCAAGCCAACTCCTCTGATGCCGGCATTCCAGAAAGCTTGCAAAGAGAATCAAATTTCTTGAGCCATTCTGTTTTTCATCGATACCACTCCGAAACAGAATTGATGCGCTACCTCAGGAATCTGGAAGAGAAGGATCTGGCGCTGAATAGGGCTATGATTCCTCTGGGCTCCTGCACAATGAAATTGAATGCCAGCGCTGAGATGATCCCGGTGACCTGGGAAAGTGTAGGGTCTCTTCATCCATTTGTGCCCGTGGAGCAGGCGCAAGGAATGCAGAAAATGATTCAACAACTGGAAGATTGGCTGATGCAATTGACCGGTTTTGATGCCATCTCAATGCAGCCCAACTCTGGAGCACAAGGCGAGTACGCAGGGTTGCTGACCATCCGCAACTATCATATCTCCCGAGGAGAAGCACATCGTCACATCTGTCTAATTCCCAGTTCTGCTCATGGTACCAATCCAGCCAGTGCCCAGATGGCAGGAATGAAAGTAGTGGTTGTCAACTGCGATTCCCAAGGGAATGTTGACGTCAATGATCTTCGTCAAAAAGCAGAAGCACACGCTAGCGGACTAGCCGCCTTGATGGTAACTTATCCATCGACTCATGGAGTTTTCGAAGAAGAAATCCGCAGCATCTGTGAAATCATCCAAGGCTTTGGTGGACAGGTTTATATGGATGGAGCCAACCTGAATGCACTGGTGGGCATAGCTCAACCCGGTCAATTTGGACCAGATGTGATGCACTTTAATCTGCACAAAACCTTCTGCATTCCACATGGAGGTGGAGGCCCCGGAATGGGCCCCATTGGCGTCCGTTCTCACCTGGCCCCCTATCTGCCGAACCACTCCATCATCAAAGTTGCCGAAAATCGGACAGGTGGTGCCGTTTCTGCTGCACCTTGGGGAAGCCCTAGCATTCTGCCAATCTCCTGGATGTACATTCGTATGATGGGAGGACCGAATCTGCGCATAGCCTCCCAGGTTGCCATCCTCAACGCAAACTATATGGCAGAGCGACTCAGCGGTGCCTATCCGATTCTCTATCGTGGTCGCAACGGACGCTTGGCACATGAGTGTATTCTGGACATCCGACCACTGAAGAACATTTCCGGAATCTCTGAGGAAGACATTGCGAAACGTCTAATGGACTATGGATTTCACGCACCCACCATGTCCTGGCCTGTCGCTGGAACTCTGATGATTGAACCAACGGAGAGTGAATCCAGAGAAGAATTGGATCGTTTTTGTGAAGCAATGCTCAAGATCCGTGAAGAAGTCCGCAAAGTAGAAGAGGGAACCTGGCCTTTGCAGGACAACCCATTGGTCAACGCTCCACACACTCAATTGGACCTAACCGCTGAGGTCTGGAATCATCTCTACAGTCGAGAAATCGCAGCGTATCCCTTGCCAGGCATGCAAACCCAAAAATTCTGGCCAACCGTCAATCGAATCGACAATGCCTATGGAGACCGAAACCTTGTCTGCTCTTGCCCAACAGTGGAATCATATCGATGA
- a CDS encoding PTS sugar transporter subunit IIA, which yields MAQMLTITEVVNLLRVPETTIRRWIQQGEFPCTIRNGKPLVNQATLISWAEAKHLRLGSSALGKKGNLVTNNLLAALELGGTHYRLKGEDRDAVLRHLPGQMQLNRISPQKLETLLLERENQSSTALGKGVAVPHPRYPLPISKSQSRVDVFFLSSPIEWDAPDRQPVHTLFVLLSAESSHHLKILSQIAGLLRQAGVEDFLQQAPPQDELLDYIQARTSH from the coding sequence ATGGCTCAGATGCTCACCATCACGGAGGTGGTTAATTTACTCCGGGTGCCAGAAACAACGATTCGTCGCTGGATTCAGCAAGGGGAATTCCCTTGTACTATTCGGAACGGCAAACCGCTTGTCAATCAGGCTACGCTGATTTCCTGGGCAGAAGCCAAGCACCTCCGCTTGGGTTCATCCGCACTGGGCAAAAAGGGAAATCTTGTTACAAACAATTTGTTGGCTGCCTTAGAATTGGGTGGCACTCATTACAGGCTCAAGGGTGAAGATCGAGATGCAGTTCTTAGACATCTGCCGGGACAGATGCAGTTGAATAGGATCTCGCCACAAAAATTAGAGACACTCCTATTGGAACGTGAGAACCAGTCGTCAACTGCTCTGGGTAAAGGAGTAGCGGTTCCTCATCCTCGCTATCCATTGCCCATCTCGAAGTCCCAATCCCGTGTGGATGTTTTCTTTCTCTCTTCACCTATCGAATGGGACGCACCAGACAGACAACCTGTCCATACACTTTTTGTTTTGCTCAGCGCCGAATCTTCCCACCATCTTAAGATCCTTTCGCAAATAGCTGGTCTGCTGCGGCAAGCAGGCGTCGAGGACTTTCTGCAGCAGGCACCCCCACAAGATGAACTCTTGGACTACATTCAAGCAAGAACTTCACACTAA
- a CDS encoding chloride channel protein translates to MNSWTTFKQELHTKLQTLLPSTPLGEGERLSHFRAHSARETVVMMLCALIIGAGSGALAVSLNWGVHFLQESILFLPDLGQILMPALGAGLAVFMIRNLLRDPSGHGVPEVIHAVLHDARNLKKRMIFSRFLGSLLTVGTGNSAGLEGPTVCIGAAWGAVVARWLNTNERRSKLLLGYGVAGAVAGIFNAPLTGLIFTLEIILGEWSVLTVLPSIIAAVTATEFSRVLMGNKITFTHEFEFFDPTSLVACVLLGILTGLVSIAFSRSLSWSEKKFHKIGSPWARAALGGAIIGGMAYLNPSVLGEGYNITQEFLAQMDQHTVEWVLFFILLKFIACCVTLGSGGVGGVFAPSLVLGSAVGMSFGLILGLTGWEGVAEPAAFALVGMAGMVTGVMHGPLTGVFLVMESTGGYSLILPLMLTASSAMVTSSFLEVGSVYTRNLIFKGDLVKRGSDQHLLRSLSRDFRDLLDHDFLTVRDSTLLGEFVEVFKNAHRNYFPVLEADSDRCIGIVFLDDIRSYLFDTHLYNIVSMGSIMRSLPTISTNESIEEALDKFELSGAWALPVMDGKERFLGMLSKSTLFDHYRRELQITV, encoded by the coding sequence ATGAACTCTTGGACTACATTCAAGCAAGAACTTCACACTAAGCTTCAAACTCTCCTACCAAGCACGCCTCTAGGAGAGGGCGAACGACTGTCACACTTTCGAGCTCATTCTGCCCGTGAAACTGTTGTGATGATGCTATGTGCTCTGATCATTGGAGCTGGTAGCGGGGCCTTGGCAGTGAGTCTAAACTGGGGTGTCCACTTCCTACAAGAATCCATTCTCTTTCTCCCTGATCTTGGCCAGATTCTGATGCCAGCACTGGGAGCGGGTTTAGCTGTTTTCATGATTCGAAATTTGTTGAGAGATCCTTCAGGACACGGGGTTCCCGAAGTGATTCATGCTGTACTGCATGACGCGAGAAATCTGAAAAAAAGGATGATTTTTTCCAGGTTTTTAGGAAGTCTATTAACTGTTGGAACTGGGAATTCTGCTGGACTAGAAGGGCCCACAGTCTGTATTGGAGCTGCTTGGGGGGCTGTGGTTGCGCGCTGGCTGAATACAAATGAGCGCCGTAGCAAACTACTACTTGGCTACGGGGTAGCAGGTGCGGTTGCAGGGATTTTCAACGCTCCTTTGACGGGTCTGATTTTTACACTGGAGATCATTCTTGGTGAGTGGTCGGTATTGACTGTCTTGCCTTCGATCATTGCTGCAGTGACTGCGACAGAGTTCAGTCGGGTCCTGATGGGCAATAAGATCACATTTACACATGAGTTTGAGTTCTTCGACCCAACCTCCTTGGTCGCCTGTGTTCTCCTTGGAATCCTGACAGGCCTCGTCTCAATTGCATTTTCCAGAAGCCTCAGTTGGTCTGAGAAGAAATTTCATAAGATAGGAAGTCCGTGGGCGAGAGCTGCCCTCGGAGGTGCAATCATTGGGGGAATGGCCTACCTCAATCCATCCGTGCTTGGAGAGGGCTATAACATCACCCAAGAGTTCCTGGCACAGATGGATCAGCATACGGTCGAATGGGTCCTATTTTTTATCTTACTGAAATTCATCGCCTGTTGCGTGACTCTAGGTTCCGGTGGTGTGGGAGGTGTCTTTGCTCCAAGCCTCGTGCTTGGCAGTGCGGTAGGTATGTCTTTCGGCTTAATATTGGGATTGACTGGTTGGGAAGGTGTGGCAGAACCAGCAGCCTTCGCTCTGGTTGGTATGGCTGGGATGGTGACTGGAGTGATGCATGGGCCTCTGACCGGGGTTTTTCTGGTCATGGAATCCACAGGGGGATATTCGCTGATTCTTCCCTTGATGCTCACTGCAAGCAGCGCCATGGTAACGAGTTCATTTTTGGAAGTGGGTTCTGTTTATACTCGAAATTTGATTTTCAAAGGTGATCTAGTCAAAAGAGGATCTGATCAACATTTACTACGATCACTGTCGAGGGATTTTCGGGATTTGTTGGATCATGATTTCCTAACAGTCCGAGACAGTACCCTCTTGGGAGAGTTTGTAGAGGTCTTCAAAAATGCGCATCGTAATTATTTTCCGGTTCTTGAAGCAGATTCTGATCGTTGCATCGGAATTGTTTTTCTAGATGACATCCGTTCCTACCTATTTGATACCCATCTCTACAACATAGTTTCCATGGGTTCAATCATGCGCTCTCTACCCACCATCTCTACAAATGAGTCTATTGAAGAAGCGCTGGATAAATTTGAATTGAGTGGGGCTTGGGCGTTACCGGTGATGGATGGCAAGGAGCGCTTTTTGGGGATGCTTTCAAAATCAACTTTGTTTGATCATTACCGAAGGGAGTTGCAAATCACGGTTTAA